One Panulirus ornatus isolate Po-2019 chromosome 16, ASM3632096v1, whole genome shotgun sequence genomic window carries:
- the LOC139754018 gene encoding zinc finger SWIM domain-containing protein 3-like: MASEEHLIRVGDEFSSFEELVEAISRLEKVQNITYWRRHTRTIKAGAKIVKTTFNPALKYYQVHWACVKGGRPYQSKSTGQRPNQRTFKEDCGACVKVCASKDGQKLIVKQSNLMHSHPTSKDSYQFPTKQRRLNENYQEEVSTALQTKPDKKVLQDHIRKTTGKTVTLRDLTNHSFKINAKGSNLEEMLEEFINDPESIVDVLVDEENVLKGIYYQDETMKRNFERYPELLLIDATYKLNDVRMPVYLQLAVDGNGESEIVCVFVVVTEDTETMSALVDMFKSHNHNWEKIKTILTDKDFMEKAVYSHHFPDATFISVALSSARHPRNQENKVHF; the protein is encoded by the exons ATGGCGTCTGAAGAGCATTTAATCCGTGTTGGTGATGAATTTTCGTCATTCGAAGAGTTAGTGGAGGCCATTAGTCGTTTGGAAAAGGTTCAGAACATTACGTACTGGAGAAGGCACACAAGGACCATTAAGGCTGGTGCCAAAATAGTAAAAACTACGTTTAATCCAGCACTGAAGTACTATCAAGTGCACTGGGCCTGTGTCAAAGGTGGACGACCGTATCAGTCAAAATCAACGGGGCAACGACCAAACCAGAG AACTTTCAAAGAAGATTGTGGTGCATGTGTGAAGGTCTGTGCAAGTAAGGATGGCCAGAAGTTGATTGTAAAGCAGAGCAATCTCATGCATAGCCACCCAACAAGCAAG GATAGCTACCAGTTTCCAACAAAACAGCGCCGCCTCAATGAGAATTACCAAGAGGAGGTTTCAACAGCTTTGCAGACCAAGCCAGACAAGAAAGTTTTACAAGACCACATTAGAAAAACAACAGGAAAAACTGTGACATTGCGTGACCTGACAAACCATTCATTCAAAATCAATGCAAAAGGCTCAAACCTTGAAGAGATGTTGGAAGAGTTCATCAATGACCCAG AGAGTATTGTTGATGTCCTTGTTGATGAGGAAAATGTCCTGAAAGGTATCTACTATCAAGATGAAACTATGAAGAGGAACTTTGAGAGGTACCCTGAACTCCTGCTTATAGATGCTACGTACAAGCTGAATGATGTCCGGATGCCTGTATACCTACAGCTAGCTGTAGATGGCAACGGGGAAAGTGAAatagtgtgtgtctttgtggtggtgacggaggataCTGAAACAATGTCTGCCTTAGTGGACATGTTCAAGTCACACAATCATAATTGGGAGAAAATTAAGACTATTTTGACAGATAAGGATTTCATGGAGAAGGCAGTTTATAGCCACCATTTCCCAGATGCCACATTTATTTCTGTCGCATTAAGTTCTGCACGTCATCCACGTAATCAAGAAAATAAAGTGCACTTCtaa